A region of the Channa argus isolate prfri chromosome 3, Channa argus male v1.0, whole genome shotgun sequence genome:
TCAGCTGGGTGCTCGGTTCACATTTCGACGCCCAGGCCCTTTTGGGGCTGTGCTGTGCAGAGAGCGATGACAAAGGCTGCCCAAAGCCTTTTACAGCTGTCCATAAGGTCTAACCCGTGTTTAACCCATGGTTCCACACTGCAGCCGTCCCAGAGCATCAGTGCAGTGCTTTTGCTTTGCGTGCTGACATTTAGGCTTCACGTTTGCGTCCGTGATTGACAGATGGAGAATTCTGAGAAGTACAATGGAAACCATTTCAATAGTTACCTCCTGAAGCAGACCCGCGTCCAAACCAGCCGACCTGTTGTCCAGAATTGGTTTCGTGGCCTCCTGAGGATTAAATCTGTTTGCGTTGAGGTGTTGAGAAGCTGCACAGTGAGGAACAGTGCAGAGCCTCTATGTCAGTGTGGGATCACAAAGGttcctgtgtttaaaatgtaatattgctGCAACCTGTTTCCTGTCAGTGGTCAGTTTACCACAaccatgaatgtgtgtgtgtgtgtgtgtgtgtgtgtgggggggggggggggggggggtgtaggTGGAGATAGAGACGGTATAATAGAAAGACTCTATAATTTCTTAAATTATCTGTGTAATTCTTtagaaatgtatgtatttatacatgTATCCTTACTATGTTTAACGATACATTTCCCACTATTATTGTCTTCAGGTCTTTGAGACCCACCAccaacattttataaatgtgtgtgtgtgtgtgtgtggggggggggggtccagtGTACAGTATGCATCCAACtagtatttttttatgaaatgttttaaatgagctaaaaatgatgaataaaacattatttgctGACCCCATTATGGGCCTGTGAGACCCAGACAGGATTGTTGGCTACTTTTCTTCTAAACACTCCGGAAATGAGCTTCTGTTAACGTTAGCTTTAGTTCATCACAGCAATTAAATCAATCCATTAAGTTCCACTGGCATTGATACGCTGTGGTCCATGTGCAGCTCGTAATCACAACAAGAACAAATTGTGAAATAATTAACAGTcggagagaagaaaaaggtgaGTCTGACACCACGTGAATCAAGGTTTACATTCAGTGAAATAGTCTGATGCTTTGGCATTTTCACATGTTTTCCCAAGCGTTGGCTCCATCCTGTGCAGAAACAGAAGAAGTCgacattacttttattattttacacgTTGCTCGATGTTAAGGAAACTAACAATTGAATTCACACTTACATTTCTACTAAATTCTGCCAGTTGTTTTCTGGACCGTTGTTGCTgtagaaacacattaaaaacaatatattaaatatcATAATACATGATACACTGCTACAACTACAACTTTGTACCTATTTCATAATTGACTCTAAACACCCATAATTGTGGTTTGACCACAAATGCTTTCAGCTTTCACTAAGTTTCaactcaaaatacattttctgtactTTGATGCACCTTGTGACTGCTGAAAAATGAACTTACTCAAGGCTGAACAAAATCTTCAACAGGCAATCGATGTCTTCACTTAAGTTTTCGTCAAAGAAGTCTggaaagaagacagaaagacGTTCAATGAAGATGTATATacggaaaaaaaacatttgagtgcCACCTTATTTGATACAATGACATGAAGATGTAAAACCAACAAACTGGAACTCACTGCTGCAGTCTGTCCCACAGATATTGGCTGATGGAGTTACGTGGTCAGTGCAGGCAAAGTGATTGCTGAGCTGGAATATGCCAAAGAGAGTGCTGGACCGTGGTGGTTGCTTTCTGTCTGAGGCTCGGGGGACTCGCTGCAAAGCTTCTAGAATTGTGTCTGAGGCTCGGGGGACTCGCTGCAAAGCTTCTAGATGTGTGTCTGAGGCTCGGGGGACTCGCTGCAAAGCTTCTAGAATTGTGTCTGAGGCTCGGGGGACTCGCTGCAAAGCTTCTAGATGTGTGTCTGAGGCTCGGGGGACTCGCTGCAAAGCTTCTAGAATTGTGTCTGAGGCTCGGGGGACTCGCTGCAAAGCTTCTAGATGTGTGTCTGAGGCTCGGGGGACTCGCTGCAAAGCTTCTAGAATTGTGTCTGAGGCTCGGGGGACTCGCTGCAAAGCTTCTAGATGTGTGTCTGAGGCTCGGGGGACTCGCTGCAAAGCTTCTAGAATTGTGTCTGAGGCTCGGGGGACTCGCTGCAAAGCTTCTAGATGTGTGTCTGAGGCTCGGGGGACTCGCTGCAAAGCTTCTAGAATTGTGTCTGAGGCTCGGGGGACTCGCTGCAAAGCTTCTAGATGTGTGTCTGAGGCTCGGGGGACTCGCTGCAAAGCTTCTAGAATTGTGTCTGAGGCTCGGGGGACTCGCTGCAAAGCTTCTAGATGTGTGTCTGAGGCTCGGGGGACTCGCTGCAAAGCTTCTAGAATTGTGTCTGAGGCTCGGGGGACTCGCTGCAAAGCTTCTAGATGTGTGTCTGAGGCTCGGGGGACTCGCTGCAAAGCTTCTAGAATTGTGTCTGAGGCTCGGGGGACTCGCTGCAAAGCTTCTAGATGTGTGTCTGAGGCTCGGGGGACTCGCTGCAAAGCTTCTAGAATTGTGTCTGAGGCTCGGGGGACTCGCTGCAAACCTTCTAGATGTGTGTCTGAGGCTCGGGGGACTCGCTGCAAAGCTTCTAGAATTGTGTCTGAGGCTCGGGGGACTCGCTGCAAACCTTCTAGATGTGTGTCTGAGGCTCGGGGGACTCGCTGCAAAGCTTCTAGAATTGTGTCTGAGGCTCGGGGGACTCGCTGCAAAGCTTCTAGGCTTCGTGAAGCCCTCTTTTTCCCTTCCTGGTGAGGAGGAGGCTGTTCCTGGCCTAGATTTCCATGCTCAGGGCCTTCCGTCTTAGGGATCATCTGGTTTACTGCACTGGTGTTCAAACCTGAGGTCTCCTCTGCTTGACAGACAACTAtgggtgaaagaaaaaaataacaaacttgGTAATTTATTCCAAATGTCAAACTAACTTATGGGcagatttgtctttgtttgtgcagATATTAAGTGTCTTATCTGATGCCACTGTTTGTCCAAACTAAACTTGTTGATATTCTTCTTAAATAAGCATTTATGTGAACAAGTAAAAAGCTAAGGAACAAAAAGAAGTTTCAATAGTAGTACTGGTCTACAACTAAATGACGCTGTAGATCAGTGAAGTCTGGATTTCCAccaacataaatacatattctTTCATCAATAGGCTTCAGACTTTGTAATATAAAAGTGAGAACCACTACTCACTCTTGGCCACTAAGTCCTCCACAGCGACTCCGTTCGGCAGGGACATCGAGGGGAGACTTTCAAAGGCTTGCCGGAGCTGCTTCCTTACTTCACATCGGGTCAAAAGCATCCCCCCTTCAGTCAGGCTGAAGCCCAGGACTGCAAGCAGAAACACTACGTGTACCTTCATCTTGACTCTGTCTCTTCTGACTCTGAAAAAGTTCATGGTAGGATTTATATACTGTCTGCAGGGCTGCAGATATCAAATCAGAGCCAATGTAAATTATTTGTTCTGTTCCTCCCTTCGTTCCTAGAAATGAAGAGTTGATTATAGCTTTAAGACATCATAGTAACCCGTTCACCAGAGGACCTATACTATATTTACAGCTAACCGCTTTGTTCTGTTGAAAGGACATCCTGTCCACCTTTTGATGCCTTTTTATTACAGCCTCCCTGAGTTCTCGTTTGCTTTGTGGGTTTCTTCCTTAATTCTTCTTTTCAGCAGGTTAAATTCACATTTGGTTGGGTTAAGGTCTGGTGATTGATTTGTCCAGTCAACACCTTCAACTTTTCTAGGTGATAAAGACTTAAGAGTTGGTTATGGATGCTTATGGAAGTTATGGATCACTGTCTTGGTGCATGATGAAGCTCCTCCACATTAGTTTTGAAGCATGTTTCTGTAAGTTTGTGGGCAGATTTTTTCTGTTCACCTCTAAATTATCCTGCTTGTATCATCAATGAAGAACACTGAGGCTGTTCCAGAAGCAGACACTCAGCCTCCACCGTGCTGCTGTTGTGTCCAATGTTTGTTCAATGCCTCAAAATGTAGTTCCCTTCATTTCTTAGATACAAATGACCTTGTTTTTCTCCCATTGTCGTCATATTGATGTATACTTTTTAAGCCTAAACACCTAAGGCTTAACTGCTAAAGCCCAAGGCTTAAATCAAAAGTAGTTAGTAGTAATTATTGCACAATAGCTCTCCATACAGTCCACAGGGTGGTGTGTGTAGGAGGGTTAAAGGCATTGAACTATTTAGATATATAGAACCATAAaaagaagggggtggggggagaaTTTAGGCATGTGATTAAAACCAGCTAAGGCGAAACTGCTTATCTTTTATAATTTCAGGGGATTTGGTGTCAGTGAGCACAGATTGAATTACATGTAACTATCAGTCTTCTCATACCTTGAACACATCATGTTACACcgaacaaaagaaacattttaggCAGAAAAGACCAAAGAACAAACTTGAACTTTATTTCAGgaacttttttagttttattaccAAAACCtttatatttagaaatttaCATTCATGtccaaaatttaaaatgtgcaaagaaaataatttttggcAAGGAACCTGAAAAAAGGGGGATGTGAAAGAGCTGATTTGCCGTCACTGTCTCAATACAACTGTACATTTTTCCTGAATATATCTGCTCAAATCAAAGGTCCAAATCCAAGATAAATAATGGTCTGCACTCTGCACTTGTAGCACTTCTAAAGTGTGTATAGGAAATATTTTATtgcagagaaagtgaaagaaggTGATGCTGCTGAAAGATGCTGTGGGAGATTTGCCTGACAACCTTCTGATGTCACTGCAAGGGAAATACAGAATAATTCACTTTACTTTCTTACTTAAttatttgcttctaaatgcaTGTTTAATTGAGGCTCACCTTTCtggccaatcagagaagagccaCAATTCTCGCTTTATCTGTaagtttattaattttatatttatcgTAACCTGAGGACTACGACTAACCCAAAAGCCTTGGCAGTTAGTGTGGTGGAGTTTAACGAGCAAAGTAAAACTGCATCAGGGGAACATGGCGGACTCCAAGAAGGGGGCACCTGCGTATGCAgataataattcaattcaagtcaatgaaaatgcaaaaaaatacatattatacCAATATACATATTATAATACTAACAGTTTAATAACTTACACCTTCTCTACAATAATGGAAGTAAATTGAAGATGGTGCAAACAATTCCTGCAGGTATCTAGACTTGCATTGACTACATACAAATCCTTGGTCTTTACAAAAGCAATGTTGGAACAGCTTGTATTTCTACACGCTCTGAAGCAGTATTTACACAATAGTGCAGGGCAGGACGTAGCACAGTATGTTCCCATCATAATGGTGTGAACACATTAAGACAAAGCAATGTAAATGACACTGTAAGCCATGTGAGTGCAGGTTGTTTCTTTATGAAACCAGGGGTGAGTGCAAACCGTTTCTTTTGATTATCATGATTATCATGATTTGATTATCATGTGACGtttcatttacttattttaatacCTTGCCACTTACCTgtttaccatttgttttttatactaTTTTCCACATTGGatgtttgatacattttttgtCCAATCAGCTGGATGTTGTCTTATTTAGTTTATTCATATTTCTGTATTAGTATTTTACTATTCTGGGCTGTGGAACAGTGGACCAACTCTTCATCCTGGGGGAATGCCCATCCAATCAACATATGTTTAACAGGTCAAAAGCATTCCCAGTTGGTGTTGGCCTCCGTCAGTTCCtcagttcacattttttcagGAGTGTCCCTTCACCCACAAGTCAGCCCAGCACCACCAACACGAGGTTCTTGAAGAATTTCTCAGATTGCACACTCACAAATCTGCTGGACTTAATGCAATAGACCCTTTGTTCCTCAAGGCAGCAGCTCATGTCATCGCAGCCAACATTTTCCACTTGCTCAACCTCTCTCTATAATCTGGAGTGTTTCTCTGGGACTGGAAGAACATTGTGGTCACCCCACTCTTTAAGGACAGTGACAATTTGGATCGAAAATGTTATATACCAGTCTCTATCTTGCCCTGCATCGCCACAATATTTGAGAAACTGGTCAACAAGCAGCTTATACACCAGTTGGAAACCCCCAATATGCTTAATCCGGTGCAGTCTGGTTTTAGATGAGGACGGGACATCACAACCTCACTCAAAGGCATCAATGACATTATAAGTGCCATAGACAGCAAACAGTATCGTGTGGCCGTATTAGTAGATTTGACTAAGGAGTTTGATTCTGTGGATCACTCTGTATTGCTGGACAGACTCCGAGATATAGGACTTTCCAAGAGCTGCCTGGCATGGCTCAGAAGTTACTGTTCTGGGTGTTTTCAGTCCGTTAGGGTTGAGGGTCATCTCTCAGATCCCGTGTCCTTATCTAAAGGGGTTCCCCAGGGATGCATATTGGGTCCagctttgtttattatttaaggTAACAACATCACACATGCCACAGTACAGTGACTCTCGTATACATTTGGATGCTGATGATACGATTATTTATTCGGTCAATTCATCCATATCCACTAAACTGTCCTCCCTGCAGGCCAGTCTCAATAGTATTTaacgtgctttttttttatcttgactTAGTTTTagacacaaataaaagacaatgcCTGGTCTTCAAGAATAGTATTAAAGCCTCATTTGCTCACTCTGGAAAACACCTTCTTTCAGTTTTCTGCAGCACATGACTGGAATTTTGTGCAACAGACTCTAAAGCTCAGCTCTCTTATCCCGCTCTTCTCCATTAAGAATCTAATACAAACAATACTCCAAGATCTTTTCAATGTACGTCACTGCATATATACTGTCATTATGAATGTTTGAATTAGTTTGATTTCGgagtcttttgttttaaatccatCCTTCCTGCTGCCTCTTGGCCAGGTAGGTACTGTCAGTCAGAAAATCCAAAAGAGACTAAATCCAAATTTCATGCTAATCCATCCAATATTGCTGAAATTTTGTCAATGTGGACAGAGCCTGATGTGACTATGTCTGAGGATATTGGTGTGAATAGCAAAGTGTTTActatcaaatgcagcacaacaattatacattttaaagagcCACATGAACCAAATCAGCCGATGTTCATCTTTTCTTGTGCTGCCTCAGTTCTTACATCAGGGATCTGGATATGGATAATGTCTGCAATCTCATGTTCTGCTTTGGGTTTGAGAGAGTAGTAAAATAATTTGTCCACCTGAAAACTTGATAATtccattttaaactttgtcCTGTTGGAAAGAACAGATAAGGTCAAACTGTTTTAATTCTCACctcacaataataaaacatttatattttatctcGTTCCATCATATGGttcaatataataaaacaaaagttgtgTGAAGGAAAGTTTCGACCTTAGGAAACTAAAAACGGGGTCTGATTGGCCCTAAACTGTCTTGTGCCATCTGTGATCATTCATCAGACACTGCCTGTCACTGGGTGTCCGTCCTTTGTTTGTGACCCAAGACCTGCTGCTTTTTTAGATGCTGTGCCCCAGTTTTTTTAGTCATCACAGTTTGGGTCCTGTCAAATTTGCCCAAATGCTTATACTTACTATTTCTTTAAGCTTTCAACACATAGTACTTGAGGAACTGTTCACTTGCTGTCTAATACACCCTGCTGCTGGTCAGTGGTTTCACTGTAACAAGCTCACTGATGTAAGTCCCTTCATTGTTCTGTGGTTTGAATCATGTGGTTGAACATGCTCATACTTCCACCGTGTTTCACTGATGACGGGGGGATCGTCTGCAGATTGTGAGCAGTTCTTATCTCCTTTGGTTGGGGGATCCTAACCTGATCTTTCTGTTTCTGAGTCTCAACAACTGTTGTCCATAATCATGTTACTATAATCAAGTAAACCTCATTTTTTCACAGTAACACGGTGTAGTCTGACCTCTAGTGGTGACAAAGTGGAACAACAAAGCAATGTTGGGATAAAAGTCACTATAGGTTCTATGTTTGTGGCGAAATTCTTTGAAGTTGAAAGGTAGCAGAAGTCTGTTTGTTATGCTGATAAGATAAAATGATAATCATTATTTTTTGGTTTGGGCTTTGGCAGGTCAGAGAAAACAGCTTAGGGAGgcgttttgtgcatttttgttcatacgtctttacatttgtggatcATGTACATGTAGCGTGACTTTGTTTTCACCTGAGATTTACCTCTTTTTATTTGAGCTTTATTTTTCaacaaaccttttattttatgactttaatacatgtttttaattcaaagttAGATAGTGAAAATGTTTGTTGGATTTTAGTGTCATAAATTAATAGATATTGTGTTGGTACCTTTTATCATTTCAATCAgagatgaaaatgtaaaaaaaaacattcataacaCTGGAAGTTTttcaatttgaaatgtaaatttcaGCTCTGTCCCAAAATTGATTCTATTTTCCATATGTCTAAATGTGTTAAGATAATTATGAgacatgttaataaaaaaaactttcaaaattATTTCACAGATCATCTTTAttgacaaattaaaatcaaactcTTCATCAGAGCTCATTGTGGAACTTTCATGGTAGATTATAGACACAAAAGAGCAACAGTCATTGCAAACTGTTTTGATATTATTGAAGTTTTGCTGCTCATTTGAGACAATATTAAATGATCAGGTCACAGCTGAATTAAGATGATGGACACTGCGAGAAATACACAGAAGCTTTTACATTCTTGCACTTTTTCTCAGCAATGGGACATTTCCTGCAAATAAACAgaagaatatttattttcttaattatgCTGATGTCAAAATTAAATGGCAACATTTTAACAGCTAATTGCCAGATTTATAAATCCACTTACTATGAATGTTCAATAAAGCTGTAACGACATTTAAAAGTGGACTCACCCAGGGCTTTGGGGGATCTTCAACAGGCAGCTGATGTCATCATGTATGTCATCATCAAGGAAGTCTGCAATGAAACCAAAAAGACAGTTTGCAGAGGATGCACATTGAAGAAGCAATGAGAGTGAGACGATGACAAAGTGCGGGTGtatacaaagacaaactgaaacTCACTGCTGCAGTCTGTCCCACAGATGTTAGCAGATGGCGTCACACTGTCGTTGCAGGCTTGGCAGCTGCTGAGCTGGAAAACACCATAGAGGGTGCAGTTCTGTGCAGGAGGATGCTGAGTCTGCCACAAAGGCTTCTTGTCGTGGCGTCGGTAGCGTTTTGGTTTGGACGGACCCTTTTTCTCTTCGCTTTCATTGTCGTCTTCCTCAGAGCTTTTGTTGTCTCTAATGTGACTCCCTTTGTCCCCCGACAACTGGGTCACTGCACTGGTGTTGAAACCTGAGGTCTGCTCCGCTTGACAGACAACTGgtgacaaaaataaaccaacaaaTCATCAGCAAAGTCAGAGTTTTTGTTTCACACAAGTACAACCTTCTGGACGGAGTTCTGTTTAACTTAAAGCGGGTGTTAGGGACCCACTGGACTTTCATGACCCTCTCTCTACCTTTACGGCAACACTCAACCGTCTGTTAGTCAATATCAAATGACAGCTTAAAACTCACTgcagaaataactgaaattctCTGAATGAAGACGGAGCCTCACTCAAAAGTGAATCGCTCTGCACCACTGCTGGTGTAGATCTGAGTCTGAATTTAGCAGATTCTTTCTGTtcaaatatttgataaaaagTCTCATCCTGTACTTTTAAGGTTTTTAAGGTTTGACCATCTCTGTcattaatttacttttactttttattttattttattttaactcaaCTAAGAATTTCTCAACACGACTCTTGAGTAGCTAAGGAACCAATGACACTAAATTTTAcacttttgaattaaaaaaaacagatataagCTGTGATCCACGTTTCATTTTGCAGCGTTCACGCTGTTAAACCAACATGTATTAAATTGGAAAAACCACAGTCCAGTAAGTACCAACCAGTACTTACGTTTGAGCACCAACTTTTCCACATTCAGGCCGTTCGGCTTTTCACTCGCTGTCAGATTAGCAATCGCACTATTCAGCTGGTCCCTCAGTTCACACTTGGAAACGAGCCTCCCTTCAGTCAGACTGCAGCCCAGCACTGCcagcacaaacaacacaactgtCTTCATCTTGATTCCAACTCTGCTTTAAAGACACATGTGGTACGATACCTGTATATATACTgtctgttacattttttttctgttcagacAAAGGGCCTTTGAGGTTAACAATGATGTTCCATACTTCACATCTAACCCGACCTCTGACATTAGGTGTCATTTTTAGAGGTGGAACAAAACAGGTTTCTGAGCTCCACAAAGGGTCGGGGAAGTACAAAAAGATCA
Encoded here:
- the LOC137124579 gene encoding methyl-accepting chemotaxis protein 4-like; its protein translation is MNFFRVRRDRVKMKVHVVFLLAVLGFSLTEGGMLLTRCEVRKQLRQAFESLPSMSLPNGVAVEDLVAKIVCQAEETSGLNTSAVNQMIPKTEGPEHGNLGQEQPPPHQEGKKRASRSLEALQRVPRASDTILEALQRVPRASDTHLEGLQRVPRASDTILEALQRVPRASDTHLEGLQRVPRASDTILEALQRVPRASDTHLEALQRVPRASDTILEALQRVPRASDTHLEALQRVPRASDTILEALQRVPRASDTHLEALQRVPRASDTILEALQRVPRASDTHLEALQRVPRASDTILEALQRVPRASDTHLEALQRVPRASDTILEALQRVPRASDTHLEALQRVPRASDTILEALQRVPRASDTHLEALQRVPRASDTILEALQRVPRASDTHLEALQRVPRASDTILEALQRVPRASDTHLEALQRVPRASDTILEALQRVPRASDRKQPPRSSTLFGIFQLSNHFACTDHVTPSANICGTDCSNFFDENLSEDIDCLLKILFSLDNNGPENNWQNLVEMMEPTLGKTCENAKASDYFTECKP
- the LOC137124502 gene encoding sperm acrosome-associated protein 5-like encodes the protein MKTVVLFVLAVLGCSLTEGRLVSKCELRDQLNSAIANLTASEKPNGLNVEKLVLKLVCQAEQTSGFNTSAVTQLSGDKGSHIRDNKSSEEDDNESEEKKGPSKPKRYRRHDKKPLWQTQHPPAQNCTLYGVFQLSSCQACNDSVTPSANICGTDCSNFLDDDIHDDISCLLKIPQSPGKCPIAEKKCKNVKASVYFSQCPSS